In Zonotrichia albicollis isolate bZonAlb1 chromosome 3, bZonAlb1.hap1, whole genome shotgun sequence, a single window of DNA contains:
- the ALKAL2 gene encoding ALK and LTK ligand 2, whose amino-acid sequence MHTSGRTAMSGLRSSGLLGLVLLMLSAGYCKEKTDSTDLKDKQSLLNLIMEIIQELKRYHLEKDSGVQYFSKHDYNLDRREVADYGGYQDEQRVEIVPRDLRMKDKFLKHLTGPLYFSPKCSKHFHRLYHNTRDCTIPAYYKRCARLLTRLAVSPMCMEG is encoded by the exons ATGCACACTTCAGGTCGGACTGCAATGAGTGGACTGAGGTCTTCTGGGCTGCTGGGGCTTGTACTCTTAATGCTCTCAGCAGGATactgcaaagaaaaaacagaCTCCACAGATTTGAAGGACAAGCAAAGTCTCTTAAATCTCATCATGGAAATCATTCAGGAACTGAAAAGGTACCACCTGGAGAAGGACAGTGGGGTGCAGTACTTCTCCAAGCATGACTATAACTTGGATCGAAGGGAAGTGGCTGACTATGGAGGCTACCAGGATGAGCAGAGAGTTG AAATAGTTCCCAGAGATCTGAGGATGAAAGACAAGTTCTTGAAGCATTTAACAG GTCCACTCTACTTCAGTCCAAAATGTAGCAAACACTTTCATCGGCTTTATCACAATACGAGGGATTGTACCATCCCAGCAT ACTATAAAAGATGTGCCAGGCTTCTTACTCGACTGGCAGTAAGCCCTATGTGCATGGAAGGATAA